Below is a genomic region from Chryseobacterium scophthalmum.
CAGATTTATTAGGTCTGAAAGGGATGGTTTCTACGATTAGTACGGCTTGTTCATCTGCAGCAAATGCAATTATGATGGGTGCAAAACTCATAAGAAATGGTGTTTTGGATCGTGTAATTGTCGGCGGAACAGATTCTCTTTCAAAGTTTACTCTGAATGGATTTAATACCTTAATGATTTTGACGGATTCTTACAACACGCCTTTCGATAACGATAGAAAAGGTCTAAATTTAGGTGAAGCCGCCGCTTTTATTGTTTTGGAATCTGATGAAATCGTGAAAAAAGAAAACAAAAAAGTTTTAGCCTATCTTTCAGGATATGGAAACGCCAATGATGCACATCATCAAACCGCTTCTTCGGAAAACGGACAAGGTGCTTATTTAGCAATGGAAAAAGCCTTGAAAGTTTCAAGTTTAGATAAAGAAAACATCGATTATATCAACGTTCACGGAACAGCAACTCCGAATAATGATTTGTCTGAAGGAATTGCAATGATTAGAATTTTTGGTGAAAATAAAGTACCTGAATTCAGTTCTACAAAAGCATTTACGGGTCATACTTTGGCTGCTGCTGCAGGAATTGAAGCAGTTTATTCGATTTTGGCAATGCAGAATAATATCATTTTCCCAAATCTTAATTTTAAAACCAAGATGGAAGAATTTGATTTAACTCCGGTAACTGAACTCAAAGAGAAAAATATCAATCACGTTCTTTCCAATTCATTTGGATTTGGAGGAAATTGTTCAACCTTAATCTTTTCAAAATCGTGAGTGCAGTTTACATCAACAGTGCAGCCTGCATCTCAGTTCAGGACACTCTAAACGAAAACTTTTTCCAAAATTTAAAACCTGAAAATTCAGTTCAGATTTTAAAAGCAATTGAGCCGAATTACAAAGAATTCATTCCGCCTGCAGCAAGCAGAAGAATGTCTAAAACAGTAAAAATGAGCACCGTTGCTTCTCAATATGCATTGAAAGAAGCCGGAATCGAAAAACCCGACGCCATTATTGTCGGAACAGGAATGGGCTGTTCGCAGGATTCTGAAAAATTTCTAAAAAATGTTTTGGAAAATAATGAAGAATTTCTCACGCCGACATTTTTTATTCAGTCGACTCACAATACGGTTGCTGGTCAAATCGCTTTAGGTTTGCAATGTCACGCTTACAATTTCACGTATGTGAACACTTCTTCGTCTCTGGAATTTTCGTTTTTGGATGCAAAATTGCAGATTAATGACGGTGAAGCTTCAACGGTTTTGGTAGGTTCTACAGACGAGCAAACCGACAGAACAATGGAATTGTATAAGCTCAACAGTACCATTAAAAAAGAAGAAAATTTTCCCGTTGATTATATAAATTCAAAAACCGAAGGTGTTATTTGGGGTGAAGGCGCCAGTTTTTTTGTCTTAGGAAAAGATAAAACAGAAAATTCTTACGCGCAACTAAAAGATATTCAATTAAATAATAAATTAGATTTAGAAGAAACCCAAAAGTTTATTGAAGATTTTTTGTCTAAAAACAATCTGAAAAATGATGAAATTGGTGCTGTTATTCTAGGATTCAGCGGAGATGCAAAGTCTGATGTTTATTATCAAAAAGCAATGGATTTATTTTCAAATTCAGCATTGTTGTATTATAAACATTTGAGCGGAGAATTCAATACGGCAAGTGGTTTTCCGACGTTTATGGCTTGTCATATTTTGAAAGATCAGGAAATTCCGGAGGTGATGCTGATTAATGATTTGAAGAAAAAAGAAATTAAAAATATTCTTTTATATAATCATTTGGGTGGAAATGACCATAGTTTGGTTTTGTTGGAAAAGGCTTGATTTCATTCAGCAAATTAAAACAGTCTCTTTGTCATTCTGACGAAGGAAGAATCTCAACTTTATCATTTAGATTCTTCATTTCGCTTCGCTACATTCTGAATGACAAAACAGAGGGCAACAAGGAGAACCAATAATTAAAAATAAAGATGAAGCATTACCCATTTATCCTATTTTATCTTTTCTGCAACGTGTTTATTTATGCGTTTCAAGGAAGTTTTTGGGTATACCTGTTTTTGTTTTTAGTATTTTCAGCAGTTGTAGTTTGGGGTTCTTTTGATATTCGGTTAGGATATTTTGTCAATAGTTTTACGCATAAAAGAACCAAAATAAAAGAAGTTGCTTTGACTTTTGATGATGGACCTACAGAATTTACACCGAAGTTTTTAGATATATTAAAAGAAAATAACATAAAAGCTAATTTTTTCTGTATCGGAAAACAGATTGAAAAATATCCCGAAACTTTTCAGAGAATTATTGCAGAAGGTCATACGATTGGGAATCACACGTTTTCACATTCAAATAATACAGGTTTTTTATCAACTCAAAAAATGATTGAGGAAATTGAGAAATGTGATGAAATGATATTGAAAGTCGGAAATCTAAAAACCGATTTGTACAGACCACCTTTCGGAGTTACCAATCCGAATATTGCAAAAGCAATCAGGAAAACTCAGAAAAAAAGCATTGGCTGGAATGTACGTTCTTTAGATACAATCACAGAAAATGAAAAGAAAATCTACAAAAGAATCACGAAAAATCTAAAAAAAGGAAGCATTATTCTTCTTCACGATACTTCGGAAAAAACGTATAATGTTTTGGTAGATTTATTGCTATTTTTGAAGGACAAAAAGTATTCGACTTTTACGGTTGATTAATAATTTTTTAATCGCAAAAGTCATAAAAGTTTTTGAACACATTAGTTATCTGAAGTTATAGATTCGCTGTATTAGAAGAACACATAAGTTTTAAAAATCTTTGATTTTCATCTTTTGCGAACTTTTTTAAACTAAAAGTATAATAATCTTTTGTGCCTTTTGTGGTTAAATTTAAACAATAAAAACAATGATTAAAAATATAGCTTTAAGCACATTTTTATTAATTTCAAGCTTCTTTTTTGCACAAAACACAGCAATGTCGGGAGCGGAAGCAAAAGCATTTGTAACTAAAGTTTCATCGGAAACTAAAGAAATAAAAACTTTACAAGCCGATTTTGTTCAAACCAAAAAGATGGATTTTTTAGATAAAAGCATTATCACGTCCGGTAAAATGTCCTTGAAATCACCGAATATATTGAGTTGGAAATACACAAAACCCTATCAATACAGTATTATTTTTAAGGAAAATAAAATCTTCATCAATGACCAGGGAAAAAAATCTTCGGTAGATGCAAAAAGCAAAACTTTTGAAAAAATCAATAAACTGATTGTGGGAAGTTCAAACGGAAAAATGTTCAGTGACCCTGAATTTGCAGTTGCTTACTTTAAAAACGGAACTTCAAACATCGCAAAGTTCACTCCGAAATCTGCTCAATTATTGAAATATATTAAGCAAATTGAGCTTCATTTCCCTAAAAATCAAACGACAGTTTCGCAGGTCAATATGACAGAAGCTTCGGGAGATACAACGAATATTGTTTTCAAAAACACAAAAATCAATGCGCCGATTCCTGCTTCAGAGTTTTCTTTATAGTCTGTTTTTTTTACTGTTTGTTTCCTGTAAAACGTATAAGCTTATAGATGTAAAACCAGTTTCAAATTCTGAAAAAACAGTTGAAAATCTATACTTTTCTTCCAACGAAGATTATGTTTATAAATGTCAAATGGATATTTATAAAAATCACGTCAGCGGAATTTTAATTATCAAAAAAATCAAGGAAACAACCCATCGTGTCGTATTAACTTCAGATTTTGGAAACAAACTGATTGATTTTGAAGTTTCGGAAAATGATTTTAAACTGAATTATGTTCTTCCAGATTTAGATAAAAAAATCGTCATTAATTTTTTAAAAAGTGATTTTCAGGAACTTTTAAGACAAAAATATCCTGTGAATGAAAGTTTTGAAAATGAAAATTCTAAGATTTATCTTTCAAAAATTGAGAAGAAAAACTATTATTTATTTTTCAACAAAGAAAATAACCTGCTCAAGCAAATCATTTATACAAAGAACAATAAGGAAAAAATCGATTTTAGTTTTGATGCAAAAAAACATATCTTCGCAGATAGTTTGAATCTTCAACATAAAGATTTCAAAATCAATATAAAACTATTTCAAATCACTGAAACTGAATAAATAATGCAAACCATTCTTACAGATTTTTATACTTTAAAGTCCTCTGAAAAAGCAGAAAACGGAAGTTTTGTTGCGAATATTTCTCTGAATAAAGATCACGATATTTTCAAAGGACATTTCCCTGGAAACCCTGTAACTCCAGGAGTTTGTATGATGCAGATTGTGAAAGAACTGACTGAAGAATTTACAGGTAAAAAATTGTTTCTAAAATCAGCTTCCAATGTAAAGTTTATGGCCATTATCAATCCTTTTGAAACGCCGGATTTAACGCTGCAACTTGATATTAACGAAGGCGAAGAAGAAATTAAAGTAAAAAACACCACTTCTTTTGGCGAGACTATTGCATTAAAAATGTCGGTAAACTATAAAAAATAGACCTTATGAAACTGATCTTCTCGTTTTTGACCGCTTTTTTTCTATTCTTTCAATTTGATCTTGATGCTTTAAGAAACAGCTATGAAAAGGCCAATTTGTCAACTGCAAATACACAAAGTTTCATTGATATTGCCGAAAAACAAACTGGTTCTGATGCCGTAACAAATGGTTACAAAGCTGCTGCGAAAATAATGGAGGCTAAAATTGTAACCAAAAACAGAAAAGCCCTCGTAAAATCCGGAGCAACAAGTCTTGAAAGCATTATTAAAAGCAATCCGAATAACGCAGAATTGAGAGTTATAAGAATGAGCGTTCAAGAAAATATCCCGAAAATTGTAGGTTATAGAGGAAGCTTAAAAGACGACAAAGCTTTTCTTTTAAATAATTACAGCAAACAAAATGCAGCGCTGAAAACCTACATCAAAAAGTTTGCAGCCCAGTCTAAGACAATGACAGACGCAGAAAAAGCAATGTTAAAATAAAACAATGACCCTTCCTGAAGTACAAAATGCAATTTCCGAAAAGAAAATCTGTGTTTTAATTCCTACTTACAATAACGAAAAAACTCTGAAAAGAGTAATTGACGGCGTGTTAGAGTACACCGAAAATATTATCGTTATCAATGACGGCTCTAACGATTCTACTTTACAGATTTTAGAAAAATATTCGATTACGGTTATTAATCTATCAGAAAACAAAGGAAAAGGAAATGCGCTTAAAACAGGTTTCAGAAAGGCAAAAGAAATAGGCTACGATTACGCCATAACCATCGATTCAGACGGGCAACATTATCCCGATGACATTCCTGTTTTTGTAGAAAATCTGTTGCAAGAAAACGAAGATGTCTTACTGATTGGAAACCGAAATATGTCGCAAGACGGGATTCCGAAAAAAAGCAGTTTTGGAAACCGTTTTTCTAATTTCTGGTTTTGGTTTGAGACCGGAATCAAGCTTGAAGACACCCAATCCGGCTATCGTCTTTATCCTTTACATAAAATTCCGAAAAAATATTTTACTCCAAAATTCGAGTTTGAAATTGAAATTATCGTAAGAACCGCCTGGAGGCACATTCCTGTAAAAAATGTTCCGATAAAAGTTTTGTATGACCCTGCAGAAAGGGTTTCGCATTTCAGACCGTTCAAAGATTTTACAAGAATCAGTATTTTGAATACGATTTTGGTGACCATCACTTTATTGTATATTATTCCGAGAAATTTTGTGAATAATTTCAAAAAAAAAAGCTTTAAAAAATTCATCAAAGAAGATGTTTTGGAAAGTGACGGAACCAATCGTATTAAAGCTTTTTCCATCGCACTTGGCGTGTTCATCGGACTTTCTCCGTTTTGGGGATTTCAGACTTTGTTGGTGATTTCTTTATCAGTCCTTTTCAAATTAAATAAAGTATTGGCATTTGTAGCTTCCAATGTGAGTTTGCCGCCGTTTATTCCGTTTATTATTGCTGCATCACTCTTTTTGGGAGCGCCTTTTGTTTCAGGAGATTCTAATCTTTTGAGTCAGGATTTAAATTTCGATTTGGTAAAAAATAATCTGCTTCAATACATTATCGGAAGCTTTATTTTAGCGACAACAATTTCTACCGTTTCGGGAATTGTTGCTTTTCTTTTTCTGAATAAAGTGAATCCTGAGAATAATTGATTTTTTTTGGGCAGCTATTTCCGCCTTCCACTCCCAATCTTTTTTGCCAAAGCTTTTCCCAAAACAAAAAAAGGATTTCCGCTCAAGTCGGGCTGCAAAATTCAACACAAAAGAAAAGTTAATGAAAAAAACAATATTTGTCCTTCCGTAGGAATCTCAAATAACATGTTTTAGTTATCTCAATTTTCTCAAAGTCTTCTTCAAATATCTCTCCACATTTTCTTTGTCGGGAATTGTCGTGATTTCTTTCGTCAAAGCTTTTTCAAATTCAGTTTTTGCTTTTAAATATTCTTTTTGTTTAAAATAATATTTCCCGGATTGATAGTAAACCAACCAAAAATCAGGATTTAAAGACTGATAATGTGGAATAAAATCATCGGTAAGAATCATATTATCCGAATCAATTGCACTTTGTATTTCAGAATGAGCAAATTTAAACTCTTCATAATTTTCAAAATCCTGAGAATTCACGAAAGGATCTTTCGCAATATTTAATTCTGACTTTGCAAATTCACCGCTTTTTAATCTTCTATTCGAGAAAATTTCATTTAAATCATAGCATACAAATTCGCCCAATTGATAAGGATTTGAAGACACCCAAACCAGTTTTTTCTGAGGCGAAAAAATCACCGCATGATGCGCTAATAACTGATTAATCGCTTTTTCATTTCCATAACCGATTTCTTCGTCCTTCAAACCTGATTTATCTCTTAAAATAGAAGCCATTTTTTCAGGATTCAGTTTTTTATTTTCCTGCAAAAGTTCCTGAAGTTTTTCGTAACGGTATTCGGAATGGCTTTCTAAAATTTGTTTTTGATTCCTTTTATCATTTTTATAAGCTTCCGATTGGAAATGATTGGTGCAAAAAACCTTACTCGTATTTTCAACTTTGTAAACCCCAAAATTATTCGGTGAAACCTCAATAATGACTGCATTTTTATCATTAGCACTTCCCACTAAAATAGATTCTGATACGAAAACTTTTCTCTTTTTTGCAATTGCAATCGCTTCGTCAATAGTTGTAGCATATTGCAGAATTTCCCTTGTCACAAACGAAATCGGAGTTTTCGCCGTCAATGGAATTTTAGATTTCCCGGCGTTAATCGTTACTGTAATCCCTTCTTTATTCATCCCGGAAACTACGCCAATCATTCCCGGCCAACTTACTGATAGATATGGAATTCCGTATTCGGGTTCTACAAATTCTATTAATTTATTTTTTGTAAATTCATCACCGACATAAAAGTCGAAATTTCTACCGATTAATAAATTACCATCTTCCGTATTTTCATTCCAAACCGCAAGCGAAGTGCAACCAACAACCATTAAATCCTGCATTGCATGACCAATATCGTGCGCTCCGTGCAAATACATTGCTCTTCTGAATTTTGGAGCAATAAAATCATATTTATCTGATGAATATTGAGATAAACCGTACAATTCAGCCTGAAAATCTTCACGAATATTCAGATACATTTTTCGGTTATACCATTTCAGGAAACCTCTCAACAATTTTTGCTTGAACTTTGAAGGAACAAAACCTTCTACTTTAGAAAAGAAAATTTCTTCCTGTTTCTGCATTAAATCCTGCGTTAAAGCCCCATTGTTATAGCCCAACTGTAAAGGATTTCCTTTGATGTACAATTCCCAAAGCTGTTGTTTATTTTTGGTTAAATAATTTTGATTAAAACTAAAAGTAGAATCATTGATTGTTATTACTTTCGGTATTTCTAAAGAATATTGTTTTACATCCGGAATGTGTTTTATGGATTTTCTGACACCGCAAGAAGTAAGATTCAGTATAAGAATAAGACTGAAAAAGAGAAAGATCAAACGCCTGTCATTTCGACGAAGGGAGAAATCTATTACAAATATATTAGATTCTTCATTGCGCTTCGCTCTATTCAGAATGACAAAAGTGTGTTTAAATTTCATTATTATTTTTAATCATTTGTGTCAAACGTTCATCAATTTTTTCCTTTCCTAAAATTTCTGCACAGGTGTTGAAAGCTCCGATTGTACAACCTAAAATTCCGTGCATATTCACTGATTGCCCTGTTAGAAAAAGATTATCAATCTTTGTACGTGGAGAAACCATTGTTTTTAGAGGATTTTCTGAACTTTTCATATATCCGTACATATTTCCGTCAAAACTTCCAATATAATCGCGATAAGACAAAGGAGAAGAGGTATAAATGTTTTTAATTGAATCTCTTAAATTCGGTATTTTCTTTTCCAAAGCATCAATCATTTTTTCTGCTTTTTCAAACTTGAACTTTTTGTATTGTTTTCCTCTTTCGTGTTCTTCAGCGACAGTATTTACTGTGGTTTCCCACGCTTTAACCTCATCAAAATCCATATAAGAAATGGCAGTTAAGCTTTCTGCAAATTCAGAATGATGTTTTGAAGGCGTAGAAGAAAGCATATAAGTTTCCGGCCACGATTTTTTCTCGTAACAATAGGCATTCCAGACTAATTCGTCGGA
It encodes:
- a CDS encoding beta-ketoacyl-[acyl-carrier-protein] synthase family protein — protein: MSQKIAITGMGIISSIGNNVEENFISLTTGKHGISDIEMFETRHAGSIKTGEIKLSNEELIQKLQLAEDNNVTRTALLGMIAAKEAVESAGISDINEYKTGLISSTSVGGMDITEKYFYTYEDFPEKQKYIDSHDAGNSSLAIADLLGLKGMVSTISTACSSAANAIMMGAKLIRNGVLDRVIVGGTDSLSKFTLNGFNTLMILTDSYNTPFDNDRKGLNLGEAAAFIVLESDEIVKKENKKVLAYLSGYGNANDAHHQTASSENGQGAYLAMEKALKVSSLDKENIDYINVHGTATPNNDLSEGIAMIRIFGENKVPEFSSTKAFTGHTLAAAAGIEAVYSILAMQNNIIFPNLNFKTKMEEFDLTPVTELKEKNINHVLSNSFGFGGNCSTLIFSKS
- a CDS encoding beta-ketoacyl synthase N-terminal-like domain-containing protein; this encodes MSAVYINSAACISVQDTLNENFFQNLKPENSVQILKAIEPNYKEFIPPAASRRMSKTVKMSTVASQYALKEAGIEKPDAIIVGTGMGCSQDSEKFLKNVLENNEEFLTPTFFIQSTHNTVAGQIALGLQCHAYNFTYVNTSSSLEFSFLDAKLQINDGEASTVLVGSTDEQTDRTMELYKLNSTIKKEENFPVDYINSKTEGVIWGEGASFFVLGKDKTENSYAQLKDIQLNNKLDLEETQKFIEDFLSKNNLKNDEIGAVILGFSGDAKSDVYYQKAMDLFSNSALLYYKHLSGEFNTASGFPTFMACHILKDQEIPEVMLINDLKKKEIKNILLYNHLGGNDHSLVLLEKA
- a CDS encoding polysaccharide deacetylase family protein → MKHYPFILFYLFCNVFIYAFQGSFWVYLFLFLVFSAVVVWGSFDIRLGYFVNSFTHKRTKIKEVALTFDDGPTEFTPKFLDILKENNIKANFFCIGKQIEKYPETFQRIIAEGHTIGNHTFSHSNNTGFLSTQKMIEEIEKCDEMILKVGNLKTDLYRPPFGVTNPNIAKAIRKTQKKSIGWNVRSLDTITENEKKIYKRITKNLKKGSIILLHDTSEKTYNVLVDLLLFLKDKKYSTFTVD
- a CDS encoding LolA family protein, with product MIKNIALSTFLLISSFFFAQNTAMSGAEAKAFVTKVSSETKEIKTLQADFVQTKKMDFLDKSIITSGKMSLKSPNILSWKYTKPYQYSIIFKENKIFINDQGKKSSVDAKSKTFEKINKLIVGSSNGKMFSDPEFAVAYFKNGTSNIAKFTPKSAQLLKYIKQIELHFPKNQTTVSQVNMTEASGDTTNIVFKNTKINAPIPASEFSL
- a CDS encoding 3-hydroxyacyl-ACP dehydratase; this encodes MQTILTDFYTLKSSEKAENGSFVANISLNKDHDIFKGHFPGNPVTPGVCMMQIVKELTEEFTGKKLFLKSASNVKFMAIINPFETPDLTLQLDINEGEEEIKVKNTTSFGETIALKMSVNYKK
- a CDS encoding DUF2062 domain-containing protein codes for the protein MTLPEVQNAISEKKICVLIPTYNNEKTLKRVIDGVLEYTENIIVINDGSNDSTLQILEKYSITVINLSENKGKGNALKTGFRKAKEIGYDYAITIDSDGQHYPDDIPVFVENLLQENEDVLLIGNRNMSQDGIPKKSSFGNRFSNFWFWFETGIKLEDTQSGYRLYPLHKIPKKYFTPKFEFEIEIIVRTAWRHIPVKNVPIKVLYDPAERVSHFRPFKDFTRISILNTILVTITLLYIIPRNFVNNFKKKSFKKFIKEDVLESDGTNRIKAFSIALGVFIGLSPFWGFQTLLVISLSVLFKLNKVLAFVASNVSLPPFIPFIIAASLFLGAPFVSGDSNLLSQDLNFDLVKNNLLQYIIGSFILATTISTVSGIVAFLFLNKVNPENN
- a CDS encoding C45 family autoproteolytic acyltransferase/hydolase; this translates as MKFKHTFVILNRAKRNEESNIFVIDFSLRRNDRRLIFLFFSLILILNLTSCGVRKSIKHIPDVKQYSLEIPKVITINDSTFSFNQNYLTKNKQQLWELYIKGNPLQLGYNNGALTQDLMQKQEEIFFSKVEGFVPSKFKQKLLRGFLKWYNRKMYLNIREDFQAELYGLSQYSSDKYDFIAPKFRRAMYLHGAHDIGHAMQDLMVVGCTSLAVWNENTEDGNLLIGRNFDFYVGDEFTKNKLIEFVEPEYGIPYLSVSWPGMIGVVSGMNKEGITVTINAGKSKIPLTAKTPISFVTREILQYATTIDEAIAIAKKRKVFVSESILVGSANDKNAVIIEVSPNNFGVYKVENTSKVFCTNHFQSEAYKNDKRNQKQILESHSEYRYEKLQELLQENKKLNPEKMASILRDKSGLKDEEIGYGNEKAINQLLAHHAVIFSPQKKLVWVSSNPYQLGEFVCYDLNEIFSNRRLKSGEFAKSELNIAKDPFVNSQDFENYEEFKFAHSEIQSAIDSDNMILTDDFIPHYQSLNPDFWLVYYQSGKYYFKQKEYLKAKTEFEKALTKEITTIPDKENVERYLKKTLRKLR